One Gemmatimonadaceae bacterium DNA segment encodes these proteins:
- a CDS encoding multicopper oxidase domain-containing protein: MTEDSQAISRRGFVRAGIGGTGLIGAAALGITQGGFAQGVESLGAGTHTTGPEPGTHVMPTVVGEVDHAKNGFNPTAMLTDFDGGKVSTLPSGQTLREYNLVAQNQTIEIVPGVEFAAWTYNGRIPGPTIRVTEGDRVRITMVNASDHPHSTHFHGVHPGLVDGVFDMQSGVVQPGGRHTYEFDAEPFGLHLYHCHTAPLAKHIAKGLYGTFIIDPKGGRPAVDREMVMVMAGYDVDFDGANDFYLVNGIPFHYDHGKHPITLRVGEKVRVYLVNILEYDIANSFHLHANFFHYFPTGTSLTPAEFTDTIALMQGQRGILEFSYKHPGRYMFHAHKTEFAELGWTGVFEVSA; encoded by the coding sequence ATGACTGAGGACTCTCAGGCGATTTCGCGACGTGGTTTCGTCAGGGCAGGCATCGGAGGCACTGGCCTCATTGGTGCCGCTGCCCTCGGCATAACTCAGGGCGGGTTTGCGCAGGGCGTCGAGTCACTTGGCGCCGGGACCCATACAACGGGGCCCGAGCCGGGCACCCATGTGATGCCGACCGTGGTCGGAGAAGTGGATCACGCGAAAAACGGGTTTAATCCGACCGCGATGCTCACCGACTTCGACGGCGGAAAAGTCAGCACGCTTCCCAGCGGCCAGACTCTCCGCGAATACAATCTCGTCGCGCAGAACCAGACCATCGAGATCGTGCCCGGGGTCGAGTTCGCGGCGTGGACCTACAACGGCCGCATTCCGGGTCCGACTATCCGGGTAACCGAAGGCGACCGCGTGCGCATCACCATGGTCAACGCCAGCGATCATCCGCACAGTACCCATTTCCACGGTGTCCACCCGGGGCTCGTCGACGGCGTGTTCGACATGCAGTCCGGAGTCGTTCAGCCAGGCGGTCGTCACACCTATGAATTCGACGCCGAACCGTTCGGGCTTCACCTCTACCATTGCCACACCGCGCCACTCGCCAAACACATTGCGAAAGGGCTCTACGGCACTTTCATCATCGATCCAAAGGGAGGAAGGCCTGCGGTCGATCGTGAGATGGTGATGGTCATGGCCGGATACGATGTCGATTTCGACGGGGCCAACGATTTCTATCTCGTCAACGGAATTCCCTTTCATTACGATCACGGCAAACACCCCATCACACTCCGAGTCGGCGAGAAGGTGCGCGTTTACCTCGTCAACATACTGGAGTACGACATCGCCAACTCGTTTCATCTTCACGCGAACTTCTTTCACTACTTCCCGACCGGCACGAGTCTCACGCCCGCCGAGTTCACCGATACCATCGCACTGATGCAGGGCCAGCGGGGAATACTGGAGTTCAGCTACAAGCATCCCGGGCGCTACATGTTCCACGCCCACAAGACAGAATTCGCCGAGCTGGGATGGACCGGCGTGTTCGAAGTTTCGGCATGA
- a CDS encoding MFS transporter → MFRKLFILIITAFVDMVGLLMVIPLMPYYARELGAGSLAVTVLVVAFTAAQLLSAPLWGKFSDRYGRRPALLVGLGSAALAYIVFAFADSLWLLLLSRVVQGAGGGTVGVIQAYVADATEPQNRAKALGWLSAATNFGVALGPPIGSVALLAGRSGPGLMAAALCLVNMVFAWRYLSESRDMEDARNSEKKPGASREAILSVVRHAGDPGPRLILIYAIAMGAFSGITAIMALFLSDQFGIGEQRVWIFFTYIGLISVITRIGVLGRAVDRFGEAKLSRIGLVLLAAGLTAVPLAGNFFVLAVAIALLPLGTAFTFPCVTSLLTKVISASERGLYMGVQQTYGGISRIIIPLWAGFAYDQFGRGVPFFTSAVLVLGTVFLGMHVDDGRRTSKPKVVAGETAA, encoded by the coding sequence ATGTTCAGGAAGCTGTTCATCCTCATCATCACCGCCTTCGTTGACATGGTGGGGCTGTTGATGGTGATCCCACTCATGCCGTACTACGCGCGCGAGCTGGGGGCGGGCTCGCTGGCGGTGACGGTACTGGTGGTGGCATTCACCGCCGCCCAGCTGCTGAGCGCGCCACTCTGGGGAAAGTTTTCGGATCGGTATGGCAGGCGTCCGGCCTTGCTCGTGGGGCTCGGCTCGGCCGCACTCGCTTATATCGTCTTTGCGTTTGCCGACTCGCTGTGGCTGCTGCTGCTATCGCGCGTCGTGCAGGGTGCGGGTGGCGGAACGGTAGGCGTGATCCAGGCATATGTCGCCGATGCGACCGAACCGCAGAACCGGGCCAAGGCGCTCGGCTGGTTGTCGGCGGCCACAAATTTCGGTGTTGCACTCGGGCCGCCGATTGGCTCAGTGGCATTGCTCGCCGGACGGAGTGGGCCTGGGCTGATGGCAGCGGCTCTCTGCCTCGTGAACATGGTGTTCGCCTGGCGATATCTGAGTGAATCACGCGATATGGAAGACGCGCGAAACTCGGAGAAGAAGCCGGGTGCGTCGAGGGAGGCGATTCTCTCGGTGGTAAGGCATGCCGGCGATCCGGGCCCGCGTCTGATCTTGATCTATGCAATCGCGATGGGGGCTTTTTCGGGAATCACCGCGATCATGGCGCTGTTTCTCTCGGATCAGTTCGGTATCGGTGAGCAGCGGGTCTGGATCTTCTTTACGTATATCGGGCTGATCTCGGTGATCACGCGGATTGGCGTGCTGGGCCGTGCGGTTGACAGGTTCGGGGAGGCGAAGCTTTCGCGGATCGGGCTGGTGCTGCTGGCCGCTGGCCTCACGGCGGTTCCGCTGGCCGGGAACTTCTTCGTTCTGGCGGTAGCCATTGCGCTTCTTCCGCTGGGGACCGCGTTCACTTTCCCATGTGTTACGTCGCTGCTGACGAAGGTGATATCTGCGAGCGAGAGGGGATTGTATATGGGCGTTCAGCAAACCTATGGGGGAATTTCGCGGATAATCATTCCGCTCTGGGCGGGGTTCGCGTACGATCAGTTTGGCCGGGGGGTGCCGTTTTTTACGTCGGCGGTATTGGTGCTTGGGACGGTGTTTCTGGGGATGCATGTGGACGATGGTCGCCGAACTTCCAAGCCGAAGGTGGTTGCCGGGGAGACGGCGGCTTAG
- a CDS encoding ABC transporter permease, whose protein sequence is MNPFDFITQTLRIAVPYLFAASGGVVAERAGIITLSLEGYMLTGAFSATLGSFYSGSVWIGLLCGILGGLIFGLIHALATIRFRADQVVTGIAVNLLAIGVTRFFLKLAFDSSSNSPRIDGFRTNVSARGFDNPLLWLGLIVAPLLAFLIYRTPYGLRVRAVGEHPEAAESVGISVGRVRYVAVALSGMLAALGGVFLALDQHQFTDQMTAGRGFIAVAAVIFGRWDPIRAALACLLFAAAETLQIQLQGNEIIASQFVEMIPYVLTIIALAGVVGRAVPPAALGKTGE, encoded by the coding sequence GTGAATCCCTTCGATTTCATAACTCAGACGCTGCGTATAGCGGTTCCGTACCTGTTTGCGGCGAGCGGTGGAGTTGTCGCTGAGCGGGCCGGTATCATCACGCTATCGCTCGAAGGCTACATGCTCACCGGCGCGTTCTCAGCGACACTTGGATCGTTCTATTCGGGCAGTGTCTGGATCGGGCTTCTCTGTGGTATCCTGGGAGGCCTGATATTCGGACTTATCCACGCGCTTGCTACCATTCGCTTTCGTGCCGATCAGGTTGTTACCGGAATTGCGGTCAATCTCCTTGCAATTGGAGTGACGAGGTTTTTTCTCAAGCTTGCATTCGATAGCTCGTCCAATTCGCCCCGCATCGACGGGTTCAGAACCAATGTCAGCGCACGGGGATTCGACAATCCGCTGCTATGGCTGGGGCTGATTGTCGCTCCGCTGCTCGCGTTTCTCATTTACCGCACACCTTATGGGCTACGGGTACGCGCTGTTGGCGAACATCCGGAAGCGGCCGAGAGCGTCGGTATCAGCGTCGGGCGGGTGCGTTACGTCGCTGTTGCGTTATCGGGGATGCTCGCCGCGCTCGGTGGCGTTTTCCTCGCTCTCGACCAGCATCAGTTTACCGATCAGATGACCGCTGGTCGCGGATTTATCGCCGTCGCAGCGGTGATCTTCGGTAGATGGGACCCCATACGTGCGGCGCTCGCCTGCCTGTTGTTCGCGGCGGCGGAGACACTGCAGATTCAGCTTCAGGGGAATGAGATCATTGCGTCGCAATTCGTCGAGATGATTCCCTATGTCCTCACCATCATTGCACTCGCGGGAGTGGTAGGCCGGGCAGTTCCGCCGGCCGCGTTGGGAAAGACGGGAGAGTAG
- a CDS encoding ABC transporter permease produces MTSRFREQLEEALYPPLVALLVALICGDLLIMSYGQSPATVYRLLLEGTWGNAYGLGQVLYKATTLIFTGLAVSIGIRAGLFNVGAESQLAAGAFLAAMMGLVLSPAIPWIVAIPLCMFAAAVGGGIVGAVPGFLKVRFGAHEVIVTIMLNFIVLALLNWIIANHLHVPETLHTPAIEAGSISRLDSFIPAFHGSAANLSIVVALIAAAGVWYFLFRSRGGFELRAVGLQPDAAEYGGVNVGRTWFRTLALSGVLAGLGGINYVLGYKHYYEDGLAGGAGFLGIAVALVGRNHPLGVVLAALFFATLSQGGLAIHAFVPKQMVEVLQGVVILAVAMSVPEVRRVLRLTRKPAAA; encoded by the coding sequence GTGACATCCCGGTTTCGCGAGCAACTGGAGGAAGCGCTGTACCCGCCGCTGGTTGCGCTCCTCGTCGCGCTCATCTGCGGCGATCTGCTGATCATGAGCTACGGCCAGTCGCCGGCAACGGTTTATCGTCTGCTGCTCGAAGGCACGTGGGGCAATGCCTACGGCCTGGGTCAGGTTTTGTACAAGGCAACAACGCTCATTTTTACGGGACTTGCGGTATCAATCGGCATTCGCGCCGGGTTATTCAACGTCGGCGCAGAAAGTCAGCTGGCGGCCGGAGCATTTCTCGCTGCGATGATGGGCCTCGTTCTGTCACCGGCGATTCCATGGATCGTTGCGATTCCCCTCTGCATGTTTGCTGCGGCAGTAGGCGGGGGAATAGTCGGTGCAGTGCCGGGATTTCTGAAGGTCAGGTTTGGCGCGCATGAAGTCATCGTCACGATCATGCTCAATTTCATCGTGCTAGCGCTGCTCAATTGGATCATCGCCAACCATCTGCATGTGCCGGAGACTCTTCATACACCGGCAATTGAAGCCGGCTCGATCTCGCGACTGGACTCGTTCATTCCTGCGTTCCACGGATCGGCGGCCAATCTCAGCATTGTCGTTGCGCTCATTGCGGCGGCAGGGGTCTGGTATTTTCTGTTCCGGAGCCGAGGTGGATTTGAGCTCCGCGCGGTCGGACTGCAGCCCGACGCAGCGGAGTACGGCGGAGTGAACGTTGGCCGGACGTGGTTCAGGACGCTGGCTCTTTCCGGCGTTCTGGCAGGGCTTGGGGGCATCAATTACGTCCTTGGCTACAAGCATTACTACGAAGACGGGTTGGCCGGTGGTGCGGGATTCCTGGGGATAGCGGTCGCCCTCGTTGGACGAAACCATCCGCTCGGAGTAGTACTCGCGGCGCTGTTCTTCGCCACACTTTCGCAGGGTGGATTGGCCATCCATGCGTTTGTCCCCAAGCAGATGGTCGAGGTACTTCAGGGAGTAGTCATCCTCGCCGTTGCCATGTCTGTCCCTGAAGTCCGCCGCGTACTGCGGCTGACTCGTAAGCCGGCTGCTGCGTGA
- a CDS encoding ABC transporter ATP-binding protein: MTSQPAGSPEKQVPAILMRGIDKSFGSVRANRGASLEVLKGEIHALVGENGAGKSTLMRILGGLQKPDAGTLEIEGRDVTGWTTSEAIAAGIGVVHQHFMLVPSLTVAENVVLGQEPVKGLRFDNAWAVAEVETLSKETGLAVRADQKVAELSVGEAQRVEILKTLFRGAKILVLDEPTAVLSPPEVRDLWVVLRRLRDAGSTIVLITHRLDEVVDISDVITVMRSGETVDRLATGSTTPAQIAKAMVGREVALSTRQEMSEGNAPGAIGDHKGTHIITGSSSALNVTDLVVRGSRGTCEVDGLTFSVMPGEILGIAGVEGNGQTELIEALAGLRAVESGSIRLGGRDVTFDNVGQRREAGLSHIPEDRHRRGLILDYSVADNLVLGRQHEFARRGILDEGRIAGNAKAQIEAFDIRPPSAELRARSLSGGNQQKVVVAREMGRRFSVLLASQPTRGVDVGAIEFIHSRLREARAAGKAILLVSAELNEVLALADRIAVMYRGRFATVIGAADASADLLGEYMIGAKKESVA; the protein is encoded by the coding sequence ATGACATCTCAGCCGGCCGGATCTCCGGAAAAACAGGTTCCGGCCATTCTGATGCGGGGCATCGACAAGTCTTTCGGATCCGTGCGCGCGAATCGAGGCGCTTCGCTGGAGGTTCTGAAGGGCGAGATTCACGCGCTGGTCGGCGAGAACGGTGCCGGCAAGTCCACACTGATGCGGATTCTCGGTGGCCTCCAGAAGCCGGATGCAGGGACGCTGGAAATCGAGGGCAGGGATGTCACGGGCTGGACCACCAGCGAGGCGATCGCCGCTGGAATTGGAGTAGTGCATCAGCATTTCATGCTTGTCCCCAGCCTCACTGTGGCTGAAAACGTAGTGCTCGGCCAGGAGCCGGTAAAAGGTTTGCGATTCGACAATGCGTGGGCGGTCGCTGAGGTCGAGACGCTGAGCAAGGAGACGGGGCTGGCCGTGCGCGCGGACCAGAAGGTCGCCGAGCTGTCCGTGGGTGAAGCGCAACGGGTGGAAATTCTCAAGACGTTGTTCAGAGGGGCGAAGATTCTCGTTCTCGACGAGCCTACTGCGGTTCTCTCACCGCCGGAAGTTCGTGACTTGTGGGTAGTCCTGCGCCGGCTCAGGGACGCAGGTAGCACCATCGTTCTCATCACCCATCGGCTTGACGAGGTCGTCGACATCTCGGATGTCATTACAGTCATGCGTAGCGGCGAAACTGTCGACCGGCTCGCGACCGGCTCGACGACACCCGCTCAGATTGCAAAAGCGATGGTCGGCCGGGAGGTGGCGCTCTCGACGCGTCAGGAAATGAGCGAGGGGAATGCTCCCGGGGCAATCGGAGATCATAAGGGAACCCACATAATTACCGGTTCGTCTTCCGCCCTGAATGTCACTGATCTCGTAGTCCGGGGTTCACGCGGGACGTGCGAGGTGGACGGCCTGACGTTCTCGGTGATGCCCGGTGAGATACTGGGAATCGCCGGAGTGGAAGGCAACGGTCAGACCGAACTGATCGAAGCTCTTGCCGGATTGCGTGCCGTCGAATCGGGAAGTATACGGCTGGGTGGACGCGATGTGACATTCGACAATGTCGGGCAACGCCGCGAAGCAGGCCTTTCGCACATTCCCGAAGACCGGCATCGTCGCGGCCTCATCCTCGACTACTCCGTCGCTGACAATCTCGTGCTGGGCCGGCAGCATGAGTTCGCCCGGCGCGGGATTCTCGATGAAGGCCGCATCGCGGGCAATGCCAAGGCTCAAATCGAGGCATTCGACATTCGACCGCCTTCCGCTGAACTTCGGGCTCGATCACTTTCCGGCGGAAATCAGCAGAAGGTGGTGGTGGCAAGGGAGATGGGGCGGCGGTTCTCAGTGCTGCTTGCCTCCCAACCCACCCGCGGTGTCGACGTGGGGGCAATCGAGTTCATCCACTCGCGCCTGCGCGAAGCGCGCGCTGCCGGAAAGGCGATACTGCTGGTCTCGGCAGAACTCAATGAGGTGCTCGCGCTTGCCGATAGAATTGCCGTCATGTACCGCGGCAGGTTCGCAACAGTTATCGGTGCGGCCGACGCCTCTGCAGACTTACTCGGCGAGTACATGATCGGAGCGAAAAAGGAGTCGGTGGCGTGA
- a CDS encoding BMP family ABC transporter substrate-binding protein yields MKKLFAVALALALVHTALLFAGGRGVADISKPGATDVGIVLDVGGRGDKSFNDGAYKGADSALKELGPNIRFIEPGDGSDREAGLRLLAAEGMDLVIGVGFIFTDDITTLAKEYPAVAFAGVDYALAFDDKGNIIPPPPNVAALKFREEEGSFLVGALAALAGNSKKIGFVGGMDIPLIHKFEAGYRAGVKAVCPDCTVIAQYAGVTPEAFKNPTKGKELALSQYQSGVNVIFHASGSTGLGVFEAARMKNRLAIGVDSDQNDDAPGHVLTSMIKGVDASVYDAIKRVQNGSFKGGIYSFGLAEDGVGYVYDDRNKALIPDAARARVEQLRQDIIAGRIKVPSTR; encoded by the coding sequence ATGAAGAAACTTTTTGCAGTCGCCCTCGCGCTTGCCCTCGTACATACCGCGCTTCTGTTCGCCGGAGGCCGTGGAGTTGCCGACATCAGCAAGCCCGGGGCGACCGACGTCGGTATCGTGCTGGACGTCGGCGGCCGGGGTGACAAATCGTTCAACGATGGTGCCTACAAGGGCGCCGACAGCGCACTGAAGGAGCTCGGCCCCAATATCCGGTTCATCGAGCCGGGCGATGGGTCGGACAGGGAGGCAGGGCTACGTCTCCTTGCGGCCGAAGGCATGGATCTGGTGATTGGCGTCGGCTTCATTTTTACGGACGATATCACGACGCTCGCAAAAGAGTATCCTGCGGTCGCGTTTGCCGGAGTCGATTACGCCCTGGCGTTCGACGACAAGGGAAACATCATCCCGCCCCCGCCGAACGTCGCGGCGCTCAAGTTTCGCGAGGAGGAGGGCTCCTTTCTCGTCGGTGCACTCGCCGCACTGGCTGGAAACTCCAAAAAAATCGGATTTGTAGGGGGCATGGATATCCCTCTCATCCACAAGTTCGAGGCGGGATACCGCGCCGGGGTCAAAGCGGTCTGTCCCGATTGCACGGTGATTGCGCAGTACGCTGGAGTCACTCCCGAGGCATTCAAGAATCCGACGAAAGGCAAAGAGCTCGCGCTGAGCCAGTATCAGTCCGGTGTGAACGTGATTTTTCATGCATCAGGTTCAACCGGTCTTGGAGTATTCGAAGCGGCGCGCATGAAAAACAGGCTTGCCATCGGTGTGGATTCGGACCAGAACGACGATGCTCCCGGCCACGTTCTCACGTCCATGATCAAGGGCGTAGACGCATCGGTTTACGATGCCATCAAGAGAGTGCAGAACGGCAGCTTCAAGGGCGGCATCTACTCATTCGGACTTGCTGAGGATGGCGTCGGTTACGTTTACGACGATCGCAACAAGGCGTTGATACCCGACGCGGCCCGCGCGCGTGTGGAACAGCTCCGGCAGGACATCATCGCCGGCCGCATCAAGGTGCCCAGTACTCGATGA
- a CDS encoding L-aspartate oxidase produces MAERIRTRFLVVGSGVAGLHTAWRASADDDVMVLTKRSLFDSATAYAQGGIAAALGAGDSPELHRKDTLAAGAALCDAKAVEILVEEGPARVRELHTAGADFDLEPGGGFKLGREAAHSRRRIVHAHGDQTGAEVARTLIERVRGSRRVEVLERTRVLDLIVSDGICRGIRAMKSGVPIEIIADATVLATGGCGQVYKYTTNPQVATGDGFAIAHRAGVRLADMEFVQFHPTALETPENPLALVSEAVRGEGAVLVNDDGVRFMLKRHKLAELAPRDVVAREIFRERAKGRGVWLDARHLKSSFRKRFPGIFALCKARGIDASKELIPVIPAAHYMMGGIVTDLIGRSSLSRLYACGEVSRTGVHGANRLASNSLLEGLVFAERVARDLIATPVLKGVPRKKSWDAPPLDDRGAAQVAADDVRSVMWEHAGINRTAKGLRACIGLLAAIEKRLPAGATEEANLIDTARLITEAALLRRESRGGHFRTDFPHAKRKWRGRHIEW; encoded by the coding sequence ATGGCAGAGCGCATTCGAACACGTTTTCTCGTTGTGGGAAGCGGAGTTGCCGGACTGCATACGGCGTGGCGTGCGTCGGCGGATGACGATGTGATGGTGCTTACCAAAAGATCGCTTTTCGACAGCGCAACCGCGTATGCACAGGGCGGCATTGCGGCCGCTCTAGGCGCCGGAGATTCACCGGAGCTGCACCGCAAGGACACCCTTGCCGCAGGGGCGGCGCTCTGCGACGCGAAAGCGGTCGAGATCCTGGTGGAAGAAGGGCCGGCAAGAGTACGAGAGCTTCACACCGCGGGCGCTGATTTCGACCTCGAGCCCGGCGGTGGATTCAAGCTGGGGCGGGAAGCCGCGCATTCACGCCGGAGAATCGTTCACGCGCACGGCGATCAGACAGGCGCCGAGGTCGCGCGTACCCTCATCGAGCGGGTCAGGGGCAGCAGACGCGTCGAGGTTCTGGAACGAACGCGCGTCCTGGACCTGATCGTGAGTGATGGAATATGCCGCGGAATCCGGGCCATGAAATCGGGTGTACCGATTGAAATCATCGCTGACGCCACCGTTCTCGCCACAGGCGGCTGTGGCCAGGTTTACAAGTACACTACCAATCCGCAGGTGGCGACGGGGGACGGTTTCGCAATCGCGCACCGTGCCGGTGTCCGGCTGGCCGATATGGAGTTCGTGCAGTTTCATCCAACGGCACTTGAGACCCCGGAGAATCCGCTTGCCCTCGTTTCCGAGGCGGTGCGTGGCGAAGGGGCAGTGCTGGTAAACGATGACGGCGTCCGGTTCATGCTCAAGCGGCACAAGCTTGCTGAGCTCGCACCGAGAGACGTCGTGGCGCGGGAAATCTTCCGGGAGCGCGCGAAGGGCCGTGGAGTATGGCTCGATGCGCGCCATCTGAAGAGCTCGTTCAGGAAGCGGTTCCCGGGCATCTTTGCATTGTGCAAGGCGCGCGGAATCGACGCCTCGAAGGAGCTCATCCCCGTGATTCCAGCCGCCCACTACATGATGGGGGGAATAGTCACCGATCTGATTGGACGTTCGAGTCTTTCGCGCCTTTACGCCTGCGGTGAGGTGTCGCGCACGGGGGTGCACGGCGCCAACCGTCTCGCGTCCAACTCACTGCTCGAGGGCCTGGTCTTCGCAGAACGTGTTGCCCGGGATCTCATTGCAACACCGGTATTGAAGGGTGTCCCGAGGAAAAAATCCTGGGACGCCCCACCACTAGACGATCGCGGCGCGGCGCAGGTGGCAGCAGACGACGTCCGGAGCGTGATGTGGGAGCATGCCGGAATCAATCGTACCGCGAAGGGCTTGCGCGCCTGCATCGGCCTGCTGGCGGCGATCGAAAAACGATTGCCCGCCGGAGCCACCGAAGAAGCAAATCTCATCGACACCGCCCGTCTCATCACCGAGGCGGCGCTGCTGAGACGGGAGTCGAGGGGCGGTCATTTCAGAACCGACTTTCCCCATGCCAAGCGCAAATGGCGCGGTCGTCACATAGAATGGTAG
- the nadA gene encoding quinolinate synthase NadA, with protein MMTTVTGNDVGGLQAEIKALARHRNAVILAHNYERPEVQDVADYVGDSLGLSREAAKTSADIIVFCGVHFMAETAAILSPAKQVLLPDMAAGCSLAATIDGDQLREWKAEHPGAVVVSYVNTTADVKAESDYCCTSGNAVEIVNSIAADTEILFLPDMFLGAHVRRVTGRQNMHVWMGECHVHAGIDPEHISLRRAEYPGAEFLIHPECGCATSTVEAVSAGDIDPEGIQILSTEGMINRPKISDASEFIVATEVGILHRLRRENPTKTFIPASELAVCAYMKVTTLPKVLRSLERLEHRIEVAPATAARARKAIERMVAIGGNTPLSLKPETTEDPGE; from the coding sequence ATGATGACAACTGTTACCGGTAACGACGTCGGGGGGCTCCAGGCCGAGATCAAGGCGCTTGCCCGTCACCGAAACGCGGTGATTCTCGCGCATAACTACGAGCGTCCTGAGGTGCAGGACGTCGCTGACTACGTCGGGGACTCGCTCGGCCTGAGCCGCGAGGCCGCCAAGACGAGCGCCGACATCATCGTGTTCTGCGGCGTGCACTTCATGGCGGAAACGGCGGCAATTCTGTCGCCGGCGAAGCAGGTGTTGCTGCCGGACATGGCAGCCGGTTGCTCGCTCGCGGCAACAATCGACGGCGACCAGCTTCGTGAATGGAAAGCCGAGCATCCCGGTGCGGTAGTAGTGTCGTACGTGAACACGACTGCTGACGTGAAAGCGGAGAGTGACTACTGCTGCACCTCGGGCAATGCCGTAGAGATCGTGAACTCGATCGCGGCCGATACGGAAATTCTTTTTCTCCCGGACATGTTCCTTGGCGCCCACGTACGCCGCGTTACCGGCAGGCAGAACATGCATGTGTGGATGGGCGAATGTCACGTTCACGCGGGCATCGATCCCGAGCATATCAGTCTTCGCAGGGCGGAATATCCCGGTGCGGAATTCCTGATCCATCCGGAGTGCGGCTGCGCGACGAGCACGGTCGAAGCGGTGTCGGCGGGGGACATCGACCCGGAAGGAATTCAGATCCTTTCGACGGAAGGGATGATCAACCGGCCGAAGATATCGGACGCGAGCGAGTTCATAGTCGCGACGGAAGTTGGAATATTGCATCGGCTGAGGCGTGAGAATCCGACAAAGACTTTCATTCCGGCGAGCGAGCTGGCGGTGTGCGCCTACATGAAGGTGACGACGTTGCCCAAGGTTCTGCGCTCGCTCGAGCGGCTGGAGCATCGCATCGAGGTCGCTCCGGCAACTGCGGCCAGAGCGCGAAAGGCAATCGAGCGAATGGTGGCGATAGGCGGCAACACGCCGCTGTCACTGAAACCGGAAACGACCGAGGATCCCGGCGAGTGA
- the nadC gene encoding carboxylating nicotinate-nucleotide diphosphorylase — protein MTQRSRRIALLAERGFVAAGALRFPYARLMTSTIVREALEEDAADNDITSIATVVSDRRARCTVVAREGGIIAGIPLAREAFKQRNPRAAVRHTVKDGGRAEAGTQVLFITGHARGLLSAERVALNFMQRLSGVATLTAQFVNAVQGTGARILDTRKTTPGWRRLEKYAVRAGGGMNHRMDLAAAVLIKDNHLASLDGQIAMAVKRARDVAPADTPVEVECDRIEQVLDAIGAEAEIIMLDNMSVEDMREAVELIDGRAVTEASGGVTLDTVRGIAKTGVDWISVGALTHSAKALDLGLDFE, from the coding sequence GTGACTCAGCGGAGCCGGCGCATTGCACTGCTGGCGGAGCGTGGTTTCGTGGCCGCGGGTGCGCTGCGCTTTCCATATGCGAGGCTGATGACATCCACGATCGTGCGCGAGGCACTTGAAGAAGATGCGGCCGACAACGACATCACTTCAATCGCAACGGTAGTCTCTGACCGGCGCGCGCGCTGCACGGTGGTGGCTCGCGAGGGCGGCATCATCGCCGGTATTCCGCTCGCTCGCGAGGCGTTCAAGCAGCGCAACCCGAGGGCGGCAGTGCGCCATACGGTGAAAGACGGAGGGCGGGCTGAAGCGGGCACGCAGGTGCTGTTTATCACCGGTCATGCGCGCGGATTACTCTCGGCGGAACGTGTCGCCCTGAATTTCATGCAGCGCCTGTCCGGTGTCGCCACGCTCACCGCTCAGTTCGTGAATGCTGTCCAGGGGACGGGTGCGCGGATTCTGGATACACGGAAGACAACACCCGGGTGGCGCAGGCTCGAGAAATACGCGGTCCGCGCGGGTGGCGGTATGAATCATCGGATGGACCTCGCCGCGGCGGTGCTGATCAAAGACAATCACCTGGCTTCATTAGATGGTCAGATCGCGATGGCGGTGAAGCGGGCTCGTGATGTTGCGCCGGCGGACACTCCTGTTGAAGTGGAGTGCGACAGGATCGAGCAGGTGCTTGACGCGATTGGTGCGGAGGCGGAAATCATCATGCTCGACAACATGAGTGTGGAGGACATGCGCGAGGCCGTGGAACTGATCGATGGCCGCGCTGTCACTGAAGCGTCGGGCGGGGTGACACTCGATACGGTGCGCGGGATTGCGAAAACGGGGGTTGACTGGATCTCAGTGGGAGCCCTCACACACTCGGCGAAAGCGCTGGACCTGGGCCTGGATTTCGAGTGA